The stretch of DNA CAGCACGCCGTCCAACAACAGCACGCCGGTGATGACCGGGGCCAATAATGCGACAGGAAAATCTCTCTTCACGCTGCCACGGGGGCTCCGGATTCCGGCAATGACCACCGCGACCGCAAGGATCAATGCGACATTCACCACGTTACTTCCGAGCGCATCGCCGAGGGAGATGTTCGGTTTCCCGGCCATCGCCGAGTTCACGGCGACGGAGAGTTCGGGACTCGAGGTGGCAAAGGCGGCAACGGTCGCGCCAATGATACCGGGAGACACCCGCATCCAGTGGGCGAGGCCGACGGCGCCCCGCACAAACAGCTCCCCGCCGATTCCGGCGCACACCACACCCGCCGTCAATACCACGTAATCATTCATGGCAGCCGCGT from Candidatus Methylomirabilis lanthanidiphila encodes:
- a CDS encoding sodium:calcium antiporter, yielding MVGPPSALRGGGFLFVRRQAVQSNAAAMNDYVVLTAGVVCAGIGGELFVRGAVGLAHWMRVSPGIIGATVAAFATSSPELSVAVNSAMAGKPNISLGDALGSNVVNVALILAVAVVIAGIRSPRGSVKRDFPVALLAPVITGVLLLDGVLSRFDGFVMMSMFLAWLVATIIEARKQRSAADEVLGAHRGWRTVLCSVVGLGCLITAGHLIVTGARGLGMVFGIDPFVIGATVV